One region of Paucibacter aquatile genomic DNA includes:
- the sorU gene encoding SorU family sulfite dehydrogenase c-type cytochrome subunit: MPLALAADEPQQLARGKALFTQTQPACAVCHTLAAAGSEGQVGPVLDELKPDAERVRKVLRAGLGAMPSFADKLSAADIEALAVFVARSTGGAVQPPKAAP; the protein is encoded by the coding sequence ATGCCGCTCGCGCTGGCGGCTGACGAGCCGCAGCAGCTGGCGCGAGGCAAGGCCTTGTTCACCCAGACCCAGCCGGCCTGTGCCGTCTGCCACACGCTGGCGGCGGCCGGCTCGGAAGGTCAGGTCGGGCCGGTGCTGGACGAGCTCAAGCCAGACGCCGAGCGGGTGCGCAAGGTCTTGCGCGCGGGCCTGGGCGCCATGCCCAGCTTTGCAGACAAGCTCAGCGCGGCCGACATCGAGGCTTTGGCGGTGTTCGTGGCCCGCTCGACCGGCGGCGCTGTGCAACCACCCAAAGCTGCCCCATGA
- a CDS encoding SixA phosphatase family protein, producing the protein MKRRAAAVMRQCLIRSLWAVGGLLLAASASAWPDQIFLVRHAERAGEPAADPGLSAAGQVRAQSLAEALVAAGVREIVTSQFRRTRETAAPLAQRLQIEARPVPARRGEGAAHIQEIVALARAQSGGALLIVGHSNTVPALIAALGGPQVAELCESSYQHLFVLRPAVAAGVQASLAQLRYGEPSPAAQAGCL; encoded by the coding sequence ATGAAGCGCAGGGCCGCCGCCGTGATGCGGCAGTGCCTGATTCGCAGCTTGTGGGCGGTCGGCGGCCTGCTGCTGGCGGCTTCCGCTTCGGCCTGGCCGGACCAGATCTTTCTGGTGCGACATGCCGAGCGGGCGGGCGAGCCCGCGGCCGACCCGGGCTTGAGCGCCGCCGGCCAGGTGCGGGCCCAGTCCTTGGCTGAGGCGCTGGTCGCCGCTGGGGTGCGGGAGATCGTCACCAGCCAGTTCCGTCGCACCCGTGAGACGGCGGCGCCGCTGGCGCAGCGGCTGCAGATTGAAGCCCGACCGGTGCCTGCCCGGCGCGGGGAAGGCGCCGCACATATCCAGGAGATCGTGGCGCTGGCCCGTGCTCAGTCCGGCGGGGCGCTCTTGATCGTCGGTCACAGCAACACGGTGCCGGCCTTGATCGCGGCCCTGGGAGGGCCGCAGGTGGCAGAGCTGTGTGAAAGCAGCTATCAGCACCTCTTCGTCTTGCGGCCCGCTGTTGCCGCAGGCGTTCAGGCTTCACTGGCGCAGCTGCGCTACGGCGAACCGAGCCCGGCCGCGCAAGCGGGCTGTCTTTGA
- a CDS encoding cryptochrome/photolyase family protein gives MTATLRHLVLVLGDQLNSDASAFDGFDPTQDAVWMAEVQEESTHVWSSKPRTVMFLAAMRHFALALRRLGRPLHYRWLDDPDNQGSLAGELRAAIARLQPQRLIMTAPGDWRVLQALRAVAAEADLPLELRDDRHFFSTVREFAAHAQSRGSLRLEYFYRELRQKHGVLMEPDGRRPLGGQWNFDAENREAFGAAGPGFLPARSQFPPDALTREVIALVQRQLPDHPGQLDSFAWPVTREQALQALGEFLSERLPLFGRYQDAMWPEEPWLYHSHLAAALNLKLLNPREVVAAAEAEYRAGRAPLACVEGFIRQILGWREYVRGVYWTQMPGYLEHNSLQAKQDLPAWYWTGETEMVCLSAALRQTLDHGYAHHIQRLMVTGLFSLLYGVAPAQIHAWYLAVYVDAVEWVELPNTLGMSQFIDGGLLASKPYIASGKYIQRMSSGSYCRRCPYDPAERLGERACPFTTLYWDFLIRHEALLAANPRMVMQVRNATRLSAEERTAIQQQAAALRQPKPRAGTP, from the coding sequence ATGACTGCAACTCTGCGCCATCTGGTTCTGGTGCTGGGGGATCAGCTCAACAGCGACGCATCGGCCTTTGATGGCTTCGACCCGACGCAAGACGCCGTCTGGATGGCCGAGGTGCAAGAGGAGTCGACCCATGTCTGGTCCTCCAAGCCGCGCACGGTGATGTTTCTGGCGGCCATGCGCCATTTCGCCCTGGCCCTGCGCCGCCTGGGCCGCCCCTTGCACTACCGCTGGCTCGACGACCCCGACAACCAGGGCAGCCTGGCCGGCGAACTGCGCGCCGCCATCGCCCGGCTGCAGCCGCAGCGCCTGATCATGACGGCGCCGGGCGACTGGCGCGTGCTGCAGGCCCTGCGCGCCGTGGCCGCCGAGGCCGACCTGCCGCTGGAGCTGCGCGACGATCGGCATTTCTTCAGCACCGTGCGTGAGTTCGCCGCCCACGCGCAAAGCCGCGGCAGCTTGCGCCTGGAGTACTTCTACCGCGAGCTACGCCAGAAGCACGGTGTGCTGATGGAGCCCGATGGCCGCCGCCCGCTGGGCGGGCAGTGGAACTTCGATGCCGAGAACCGTGAGGCCTTCGGTGCCGCCGGCCCCGGCTTTCTGCCGGCCCGCAGCCAGTTCCCCCCCGATGCACTGACCCGCGAGGTGATCGCCCTGGTCCAGCGCCAACTGCCCGATCACCCGGGCCAGCTGGACAGCTTTGCATGGCCGGTCACGCGCGAACAGGCCTTGCAGGCGCTGGGCGAGTTCCTCAGCGAGCGCCTGCCCTTGTTCGGCCGCTACCAGGACGCCATGTGGCCCGAGGAGCCCTGGCTCTACCACTCCCATCTGGCCGCTGCGCTCAACCTCAAGCTGCTGAACCCGCGGGAGGTGGTGGCTGCGGCCGAGGCCGAGTACCGCGCCGGGCGCGCGCCGCTGGCCTGCGTGGAGGGTTTCATCCGCCAGATCCTGGGCTGGCGCGAGTATGTGCGCGGCGTCTACTGGACGCAGATGCCGGGCTATCTGGAGCACAACAGCCTGCAGGCCAAGCAGGACCTGCCCGCCTGGTACTGGACCGGCGAGACCGAGATGGTCTGCCTCAGCGCCGCCCTGCGCCAGACCCTGGACCATGGCTACGCCCACCACATCCAGCGCCTGATGGTGACCGGCCTGTTCTCCCTGCTCTACGGCGTGGCGCCTGCGCAGATCCATGCCTGGTACCTGGCCGTGTATGTCGACGCCGTGGAGTGGGTGGAACTGCCCAACACCCTGGGCATGAGCCAGTTCATCGACGGCGGCCTGCTGGCCAGCAAGCCCTATATCGCCAGCGGCAAATACATCCAGCGCATGAGCAGTGGTAGCTACTGCAGGCGCTGCCCGTATGACCCGGCCGAGCGCCTCGGCGAGCGCGCCTGCCCCTTCACCACCTTGTACTGGGATTTTCTGATCCGCCACGAAGCCCTGCTGGCCGCCAACCCGCGCATGGTCATGCAGGTGCGCAATGCAACGCGGTTGAGCGCAGAGGAACGCACAGCCATCCAGCAGCAAGCGGCCGCCCTGCGCCAGCCCAAACCACGGGCCGGCACTCCCTGA
- the cphA gene encoding cyanophycin synthetase has translation MEVSRTRALRGPNMWSRHTAIEAVVHCTPAEQSIADMPEFEARLRALFPSIGALRPASAQRTPITLAHVLEQATLALQAQAGCPVTFSHTHITSEPGSYQVVVEYSEEDVGRMAFEAACKLVEAARDGGSFDADATLKALRDLDEDVRLGPSTGSIVNAAVARGVPYRRLTQGSLVQFGWGAKQRRIWAAEVDATSAVSESIAQDKDLCKRLLQSAGVPVPTGRPVSSIDDAWDAALEIGLPVVVKPQDGNQGKGVTVNVVTREHMEIAYKAADEIGQVMVEKFLPGSDYRLLVVGDKLVAAARRDPPHVIGDGVLTVKQLVDKVNADPKRGDGHATSLTKIRFDDIAVARLTQQNLTPDSVPEKGQRVILRNNANLSTGGTATDVTDDVHPDVAARAIAAAQVVGLHVCGVDVVAESVLRPLEEINGGIVEVNAAPGLRMHLSPSYGKGRNVGEAIIAHLYGHGHKSEDGRIPVVAVTGTNGKTTTSRLIAHLFATCGLKVGMTNTDGVYVDGRQIDSGDCSGPKSARNVLMHPDVEAAVFETARGGVLREGLGFDRCQVAVVTNLGAGDHLGMNFLNTVEELALVKRVIVQNVAPNGYAVLNAADPIVANMAGTCPGQIIFFAADRHHPLMATHRAQGKRCVYVDGDQLVAAQGSWRENIPLRDIPITRGGAIGFQVENAMASVAAAWGVGLDWDTIRRGVASFANDADNAPGRFNVMDYRGATVIADYGHNADAMRALVAAVEALPASKRSVVISGAGDRRDEDIREQTVILGAAFDEVILFQDACQRGREDGEVLALLRQGLEGASRTRYIEEIRGEFIAIDAALARLQPGELCLVLVDQVEEALAHLAQRIQAG, from the coding sequence ATGGAAGTTTCCCGCACACGCGCGCTGCGCGGCCCCAATATGTGGAGCCGCCACACGGCCATCGAAGCGGTCGTGCACTGCACGCCGGCCGAGCAGTCGATCGCCGACATGCCCGAATTTGAAGCCCGGCTGCGCGCCCTCTTCCCCAGCATCGGTGCCCTGCGCCCCGCCAGCGCCCAGCGCACGCCCATCACCCTGGCCCATGTGCTGGAACAGGCCACCCTGGCCCTGCAGGCCCAGGCCGGCTGCCCGGTGACCTTCAGCCACACCCACATCACCTCCGAGCCCGGCAGCTACCAGGTGGTGGTGGAGTACAGCGAGGAAGACGTCGGCCGCATGGCCTTCGAAGCCGCCTGCAAGCTGGTGGAAGCCGCACGTGATGGCGGCAGCTTCGATGCCGACGCCACCCTCAAAGCCCTGCGCGACCTGGACGAGGATGTGCGCCTCGGCCCCTCGACCGGCTCCATCGTCAACGCCGCCGTGGCCCGCGGTGTGCCCTACCGTCGCCTGACCCAGGGCAGCCTGGTGCAGTTCGGCTGGGGCGCCAAACAGCGCCGCATCTGGGCCGCTGAAGTGGACGCCACCAGCGCCGTCAGCGAATCGATCGCGCAGGACAAAGACCTCTGCAAGCGCCTGCTGCAATCGGCCGGCGTGCCGGTGCCCACCGGCCGCCCGGTCAGCTCCATCGACGACGCCTGGGACGCCGCGCTGGAGATCGGCCTGCCCGTGGTCGTCAAGCCGCAGGACGGCAACCAGGGCAAGGGCGTGACCGTCAATGTGGTCACCCGCGAGCACATGGAGATTGCCTACAAGGCCGCCGATGAAATCGGCCAGGTCATGGTCGAGAAGTTCCTTCCTGGCAGCGACTACCGCCTGCTGGTGGTGGGCGACAAGCTGGTCGCCGCCGCCCGCCGCGACCCGCCGCATGTCATCGGTGACGGTGTGCTGACCGTCAAGCAGCTGGTCGACAAGGTCAATGCCGACCCCAAGCGCGGCGACGGCCACGCGACCTCGCTGACCAAGATCCGCTTCGACGACATCGCCGTGGCTCGCCTGACCCAGCAAAACCTGACCCCCGACTCGGTGCCGGAAAAAGGCCAGCGCGTCATCCTGCGCAACAACGCCAATCTGTCCACCGGCGGCACCGCCACCGATGTGACCGATGACGTGCACCCGGACGTGGCGGCGCGCGCCATCGCCGCGGCGCAGGTCGTGGGCCTGCATGTCTGCGGCGTCGACGTGGTGGCCGAGAGCGTGCTGCGCCCACTGGAAGAGATCAACGGCGGCATCGTCGAAGTGAACGCCGCGCCGGGCCTGCGCATGCACCTCTCGCCCTCCTACGGCAAAGGTCGCAATGTCGGCGAGGCCATCATTGCCCACCTCTACGGCCATGGCCACAAGAGCGAGGACGGCCGCATCCCCGTGGTCGCCGTCACCGGCACCAATGGCAAGACCACCACCTCGCGCCTGATCGCCCATCTGTTCGCCACCTGCGGCCTCAAGGTCGGCATGACCAACACCGACGGCGTCTACGTCGATGGCCGCCAGATCGACAGCGGCGATTGCTCCGGCCCCAAGAGCGCCCGCAATGTGCTGATGCACCCCGATGTGGAAGCGGCCGTGTTCGAGACCGCGCGTGGCGGCGTGCTGCGCGAAGGCCTGGGCTTTGACCGCTGCCAGGTGGCCGTCGTCACCAACCTCGGCGCCGGCGATCACCTTGGCATGAACTTCCTCAACACCGTGGAAGAGCTGGCCCTGGTCAAACGCGTGATCGTGCAGAACGTGGCGCCGAACGGTTATGCCGTGCTGAATGCCGCCGACCCCATCGTCGCCAACATGGCCGGCACCTGCCCGGGCCAGATCATCTTCTTCGCCGCCGACCGCCACCACCCGCTGATGGCCACCCACCGTGCACAAGGCAAACGCTGCGTCTACGTGGACGGCGACCAGCTGGTGGCCGCCCAGGGCAGCTGGCGCGAGAACATCCCGCTGCGCGACATCCCCATCACCCGCGGCGGCGCGATCGGCTTCCAGGTCGAGAACGCCATGGCCTCGGTGGCCGCTGCCTGGGGCGTGGGCCTGGACTGGGACACCATCCGCCGCGGCGTGGCCAGCTTCGCCAATGACGCCGACAACGCGCCCGGCCGCTTCAATGTGATGGACTACCGCGGCGCCACCGTGATTGCCGATTACGGCCACAACGCCGACGCCATGCGCGCCCTGGTGGCTGCGGTCGAAGCCCTGCCGGCCAGCAAGCGCTCGGTCGTGATCAGCGGTGCCGGTGACCGGCGCGACGAAGACATCCGCGAGCAGACCGTCATCCTGGGCGCCGCCTTTGACGAGGTGATCCTGTTCCAGGACGCCTGTCAGCGCGGCCGCGAGGACGGCGAGGTGCTGGCCCTGCTGCGCCAGGGTCTGGAAGGCGCCAGCCGCACCCGCTACATCGAGGAGATCCGCGGCGAGTTCATCGCCATCGACGCCGCCCTGGCGCGCCTGCAGCCGGGCGAACTCTGCCTGGTGCTGGTGGACCAGGTGGAAGAAGCCCTGGCCCATCTGGCGCAGCGCATCCAGGCTGGCTGA
- a CDS encoding rhodanese-like domain-containing protein: protein MKPLANMWRAAMVMGLWACGTAQAGLSAVVAVEPTAKKASYSIHYSALDAALSRAASQAVAATASEDMADVMRATRSAGFDIFIGPAQVAASALHRGYELMGATQASEPFLLVVRKEVPDIPGLKTRRIYLPQQDSIYTYMARGLLNQGGLSMQDMKVAHERFPQAGLTALMLGAADATVVTASDWNEWSAQNPQIGRVLAKTEGVPAGLSVVIKKDLPADVRSRLSSFFNAPPAAVGLPPTKFKPDSGEYKRVSELGLFTPTSLPGVTRVSAREAQKLQGQGALLIDTRTEKEFQARRIPGAIWVPYVEKSLKDIAFNAAQDDFSALAKVDKLDVNRAVIFACNGAECWKSYKAARVAQQKGFKKVHWLRGGLPEWEAEGLPVQNAAP from the coding sequence ATGAAACCACTTGCAAATATGTGGCGCGCCGCCATGGTGATGGGCCTCTGGGCCTGCGGCACGGCCCAGGCCGGCTTGAGCGCCGTGGTCGCGGTTGAACCCACCGCCAAGAAAGCCAGCTACAGCATCCACTACAGCGCCCTCGACGCCGCCCTCAGCCGAGCGGCCTCTCAAGCGGTGGCCGCCACCGCCAGCGAAGACATGGCCGATGTCATGCGCGCCACCCGCAGCGCGGGCTTCGACATCTTCATCGGCCCGGCTCAGGTGGCCGCCTCGGCCCTGCACCGCGGCTACGAGTTGATGGGTGCCACCCAGGCATCCGAGCCTTTCTTGCTGGTGGTGCGCAAGGAAGTGCCCGACATCCCGGGGCTCAAGACCCGCCGCATCTATCTGCCGCAGCAGGATTCGATCTACACCTATATGGCGCGCGGCCTGCTCAACCAGGGCGGCCTGTCCATGCAGGACATGAAGGTGGCCCATGAGCGCTTTCCGCAAGCCGGCCTGACCGCCCTGATGCTGGGCGCGGCCGATGCCACCGTGGTGACGGCCAGCGACTGGAATGAATGGTCGGCGCAGAACCCGCAAATCGGCCGCGTGCTGGCCAAGACCGAGGGCGTCCCGGCCGGCCTGAGCGTGGTGATCAAAAAAGACCTGCCGGCAGACGTGCGCAGCCGTCTGAGCAGCTTCTTCAACGCGCCACCTGCGGCTGTGGGCCTGCCACCCACCAAGTTCAAACCCGACAGCGGCGAGTACAAGCGCGTCTCCGAGCTGGGCCTGTTCACGCCCACCAGCCTGCCTGGCGTGACCCGTGTCAGCGCGCGCGAAGCGCAGAAGCTGCAAGGCCAGGGCGCCCTGCTGATCGACACCCGCACCGAGAAAGAATTCCAGGCCCGCCGCATCCCCGGCGCCATCTGGGTGCCCTACGTCGAGAAGAGCCTGAAGGACATCGCCTTCAATGCGGCCCAGGACGATTTCAGCGCGCTGGCCAAGGTGGACAAGCTCGACGTCAACCGCGCTGTGATCTTTGCCTGCAACGGCGCGGAATGCTGGAAGTCTTACAAGGCCGCGCGCGTGGCCCAGCAAAAAGGCTTCAAGAAGGTGCACTGGTTGCGCGGCGGCCTGCCCGAATGGGAGGCCGAAGGCCTGCCGGTGCAGAACGCTGCGCCCTGA
- a CDS encoding substrate-binding periplasmic protein yields the protein MSSAWSAGCRHALRVTRASWPPYLVNHEDGQHSGMDFEILQALMNESGCRLQWVDPLPRRRRILQLQEGEIDLILAATPKNPPAAGVRYTRVYREEVLGVLALRSLQGRELPAPAARLSSFEDVLRTRTPLLVLNAGRLGPDFEPWRAPLREAGLLELFETHGKGVAMLQRQRAPLILGDVASLLDLARKQNMVLQLMPFGTVRGPVAFMLSEKSVSEADAQLLDQALGRLEARGVLREIRRRYGLD from the coding sequence ATGAGTTCAGCCTGGAGCGCGGGCTGCCGCCATGCCCTGCGCGTCACCCGTGCGAGTTGGCCGCCCTACTTGGTCAACCATGAGGACGGTCAGCACAGCGGCATGGATTTCGAAATCCTGCAAGCTTTGATGAACGAAAGCGGTTGTCGTCTGCAGTGGGTGGATCCGCTGCCGCGGCGGCGGCGCATCCTGCAGCTGCAAGAGGGCGAGATCGACCTGATCCTGGCCGCCACGCCCAAGAATCCGCCCGCCGCCGGCGTGCGATACACCCGCGTCTACCGCGAGGAAGTGCTGGGTGTGCTGGCCTTGCGCAGCCTGCAGGGGCGCGAATTGCCCGCGCCTGCCGCCCGCCTGAGCAGCTTCGAGGATGTGCTGCGCACGCGCACGCCGCTGCTGGTGCTCAACGCCGGGCGCCTGGGGCCGGACTTCGAGCCCTGGCGCGCACCGCTGCGCGAGGCCGGCCTGTTGGAGCTGTTCGAGACCCATGGCAAGGGCGTGGCCATGCTGCAGCGCCAGCGCGCACCCCTGATCCTGGGCGATGTGGCGTCCTTGCTGGATCTGGCCCGCAAGCAAAACATGGTGCTGCAGCTCATGCCATTTGGCACGGTGCGCGGGCCGGTGGCCTTCATGCTGAGCGAGAAAAGCGTCAGCGAGGCCGATGCGCAACTGCTGGATCAGGCGCTGGGCCGGCTGGAGGCGCGTGGTGTGCTGCGCGAGATCCGGCGCCGCTACGGCCTGGATTGA
- a CDS encoding cyanophycin synthetase gives MSKTRKDDIQLLRINYLRGPNMWTYRPVLEVWLDLGELEEFPSNLLEGFTPRLTAALPALVEHHCGVGERGGFLQRLEEGTWCGHILEHIVIELLNLAGMPTGFGQTRSTSQRGVYRMVFRARDEKVARSALAEGHALLMATINDEPFDVNAAVARIRDELDDSYLGPSTAAIVAAATDRRIPHIRLNEGNLVQLGHGARQRRIWTAETDMTSAIAEGIASDKDLTKNLLKAVGVPVPEGQAVKTPAEAWEVAQDLGLPVVVKPSDGNHGRGVTLDLQTQADVEAAFKVADEEGSEVLVERYIRGNEHRILVVGGRVVAAARGEAAWITGDGQQTVRQLVDSQINTDPRRGLTEDFPLNRITLGEDPVVILDLQRQGLAPESVPAAGRQVLIQRNGNVAIDCTAEVHPDVAHAVALAARVVGLDIAGVDLVSEDISKPMAETGGAIVEVNAGPGLLMHLKPAAGSPQPVGQAIIDHLFAEDETGRIPVVGVAGSRGTHTISRLVAWLLHLNGRHVGLACRDGLFLGTRRVERRPSNRWDAAHRLLMNRGVDAVVIENSAANVLRDGLAYDRCQVGVVTDMGGIEGLAEFDVHSEDQLYKVLRTQVDVVLSEGAAVLNADVARLLDMAELSDGEVVLYALDGAAESLKAHREQGGRAVFLQGGAAVLAQGHSETVGANVDALLRRFAASPAGAGAEVDAATVLAAVATAWALGIPPELISAGLDTFVLELQA, from the coding sequence ATGAGCAAGACCCGCAAAGACGACATCCAGCTGCTGCGCATCAACTACCTGCGTGGCCCGAATATGTGGACCTACCGCCCGGTGCTGGAAGTCTGGCTCGATCTGGGTGAGCTGGAGGAGTTCCCCAGCAATCTGCTGGAGGGCTTCACCCCGCGCCTGACGGCCGCCCTGCCGGCCCTGGTCGAGCACCACTGCGGCGTGGGCGAGCGCGGCGGCTTCTTGCAACGCCTGGAAGAAGGCACCTGGTGCGGCCACATCCTGGAGCACATCGTCATCGAGCTGCTCAATCTGGCCGGCATGCCCACCGGGTTTGGCCAGACCCGCTCGACCAGCCAGCGCGGCGTCTACCGCATGGTGTTCCGCGCCCGGGACGAAAAAGTCGCTCGCAGCGCCCTGGCCGAAGGCCATGCCTTGCTGATGGCCACCATCAACGACGAGCCCTTCGACGTCAACGCCGCCGTCGCGCGCATCCGTGACGAGCTGGATGACTCCTACCTCGGCCCCTCGACGGCCGCCATCGTCGCCGCCGCCACCGACCGCCGCATCCCGCACATCCGCCTGAACGAAGGCAATCTGGTGCAGCTGGGCCACGGCGCCCGCCAGCGCCGCATCTGGACGGCCGAGACCGACATGACCAGCGCGATCGCCGAAGGCATCGCCAGTGACAAGGACCTGACCAAGAACCTGCTCAAGGCCGTGGGCGTGCCCGTGCCCGAGGGCCAGGCAGTCAAGACCCCGGCCGAGGCCTGGGAAGTGGCCCAGGACCTGGGCCTGCCCGTGGTCGTCAAGCCCAGCGACGGCAACCATGGCCGCGGCGTGACCCTGGACCTGCAGACCCAAGCCGATGTCGAAGCCGCCTTCAAGGTGGCCGACGAAGAAGGCTCCGAGGTGCTGGTCGAGCGCTACATCCGCGGCAACGAGCACCGCATCCTGGTCGTCGGCGGCCGGGTGGTGGCCGCCGCGCGCGGTGAGGCCGCTTGGATCACTGGCGACGGCCAGCAAACCGTGCGCCAGCTGGTCGACAGCCAGATCAACACCGACCCGCGCCGCGGCCTCACCGAAGACTTCCCGCTCAACCGCATCACCCTGGGCGAAGACCCGGTGGTGATTCTCGATCTGCAAAGGCAAGGTCTGGCCCCCGAGTCGGTGCCGGCTGCCGGCCGCCAGGTGCTGATCCAGCGCAACGGCAATGTCGCCATCGACTGCACGGCCGAGGTCCACCCTGATGTGGCCCATGCCGTGGCCCTGGCCGCCCGCGTGGTCGGCCTGGACATCGCCGGCGTCGACCTGGTCAGCGAAGACATCTCCAAGCCCATGGCCGAGACCGGTGGCGCCATCGTCGAGGTCAATGCCGGCCCGGGCCTGCTGATGCACCTGAAGCCGGCCGCGGGCAGCCCGCAGCCAGTCGGCCAGGCCATCATCGACCACCTGTTCGCCGAGGACGAAACCGGCCGAATCCCGGTGGTCGGCGTGGCCGGCTCGCGCGGCACCCACACCATCAGCCGCCTGGTCGCCTGGCTGCTGCACCTGAACGGCCGCCATGTCGGCCTGGCCTGCCGCGACGGCCTGTTCCTGGGCACGCGCCGGGTCGAGCGTCGCCCCTCCAACCGCTGGGACGCGGCCCACCGCCTGCTGATGAACCGCGGCGTCGACGCCGTGGTGATCGAGAACAGCGCCGCCAATGTGCTGCGCGACGGCCTGGCCTATGACCGCTGCCAGGTCGGTGTGGTCACCGATATGGGTGGCATCGAAGGCCTGGCCGAATTCGATGTGCACAGCGAAGACCAGCTCTACAAGGTGCTGCGCACCCAGGTGGACGTGGTGCTGTCGGAAGGCGCCGCGGTGCTCAATGCCGATGTCGCCCGCCTGCTGGACATGGCCGAGCTCAGCGACGGCGAGGTCGTGCTCTACGCCCTGGACGGCGCGGCTGAGAGCCTGAAGGCCCACCGCGAGCAAGGCGGCCGTGCCGTCTTCCTGCAAGGTGGCGCCGCGGTGCTGGCCCAAGGCCACTCGGAAACCGTGGGCGCCAATGTCGACGCCCTGCTGCGCCGCTTTGCCGCCAGCCCGGCCGGCGCCGGCGCCGAGGTCGATGCCGCCACCGTGCTGGCCGCCGTGGCCACGGCCTGGGCGCTGGGCATCCCGCCCGAGCTGATTTCGGCCGGCCTCGACACCTTTGTTCTCGAACTGCAGGCCTGA
- the sorT gene encoding SorT family sulfite dehydrogenase catalytic subunit: MSTKKNPSALLHARRQWLTGTASALGAVGLGSWMGPAAAQTAAAAPAAAAAAKPLPAYAAWKNAAQLIQHSSSTLETRRSAFGTSVITPASQLYVRNNLPAPDAAILDDRDAWTLSVEGVKNPRSLRLAELKTLGLETVATVIQCSGNGRGFFPSKPSGTPWTVGAAGCVLWSGVPLRNVVTALGGLADGMLYITGTGGEKLPEGVDPGSVIVERSVPIKALEDALLAWEMNGEPLSLAHGGPLRLIVPGYQGVNNIKYVKSLAFTAQESKARIMSHGYRMTPAGAKAAPDQPSVLEMGVKSWINGPLPETGPVKEGLVQIHGVAFGGTQAIKGVEVSVDGGKNWYPARLVGPDLGRFAWRQFVLSVRLPAGSYTLASRATDAQGQVQAELREENLSGYNNNSWRDHAVTITVV, translated from the coding sequence ATGAGCACGAAGAAGAACCCCTCCGCCCTCCTCCATGCCCGCCGCCAATGGCTGACTGGCACGGCTTCGGCCCTTGGCGCCGTCGGCCTGGGCAGTTGGATGGGCCCGGCCGCGGCCCAGACTGCTGCGGCTGCACCCGCCGCAGCGGCCGCCGCCAAACCGCTGCCGGCCTACGCCGCCTGGAAGAACGCCGCCCAGCTGATCCAGCACAGCAGCAGCACCCTGGAGACCCGCCGTTCGGCCTTCGGCACCAGTGTGATCACCCCGGCCTCGCAGCTTTACGTTCGCAACAACCTGCCCGCGCCCGACGCCGCCATCCTGGACGACCGCGATGCCTGGACCCTGTCGGTCGAGGGCGTCAAGAATCCGCGCAGCCTGCGTCTGGCCGAGCTCAAGACCCTGGGCCTGGAAACCGTGGCCACCGTCATCCAATGCTCGGGCAATGGCCGCGGCTTCTTCCCCAGCAAGCCCAGCGGCACGCCTTGGACCGTGGGCGCGGCCGGCTGCGTGTTGTGGAGCGGCGTGCCGCTGCGCAATGTGGTGACGGCGCTCGGCGGTCTGGCCGACGGCATGCTCTACATCACCGGCACCGGCGGTGAAAAGTTGCCCGAGGGCGTGGACCCGGGCTCGGTCATCGTCGAGCGCTCGGTGCCCATCAAGGCCCTGGAAGACGCGCTGCTGGCCTGGGAGATGAACGGCGAACCGCTGAGCCTGGCTCACGGCGGCCCGCTGCGCCTGATCGTGCCGGGCTACCAAGGCGTGAACAACATCAAGTACGTCAAGAGCCTGGCCTTCACCGCTCAGGAGTCCAAGGCTCGCATCATGTCGCACGGCTACCGCATGACGCCCGCCGGCGCCAAGGCCGCGCCGGACCAGCCCTCGGTGCTGGAGATGGGCGTCAAGTCCTGGATCAACGGCCCGCTGCCCGAGACCGGCCCGGTGAAGGAAGGCCTGGTGCAGATCCACGGCGTGGCCTTTGGCGGCACGCAGGCGATCAAGGGCGTCGAGGTCTCGGTGGACGGCGGCAAGAACTGGTACCCCGCCCGCCTGGTCGGCCCCGATCTGGGCCGCTTTGCCTGGCGCCAGTTCGTGCTGTCGGTACGCCTGCCTGCGGGCAGCTACACCCTGGCCAGCCGCGCCACCGACGCTCAGGGCCAGGTGCAGGCCGAGCTGCGCGAGGAGAACCTCAGCGGCTACAACAACAACAGCTGGCGCGACCATGCCGTCACCATCACGGTGGTTTGA
- a CDS encoding response regulator transcription factor, whose protein sequence is MKKILIVDDNPDIRALLHATLDLAQSFEIHEATNGVTAVEQAAIIKPDLVLMDIMMPGEFDGLEACRRIKQLTLDHGLPPKVLLVSAKPRDQVRQQLDEVGADEFMAKPFGPAQLVACIMALFQPKD, encoded by the coding sequence ATGAAAAAGATCCTGATCGTTGACGACAACCCCGACATCCGGGCCCTGCTGCACGCCACCCTGGACCTGGCCCAGAGCTTCGAGATCCACGAGGCCACCAATGGCGTCACCGCGGTCGAACAGGCGGCCATCATCAAACCCGATCTGGTGCTGATGGACATCATGATGCCGGGCGAGTTCGACGGGCTGGAGGCCTGCCGCCGTATCAAACAGCTGACCCTGGACCACGGCCTGCCGCCCAAGGTGCTGCTGGTCAGCGCCAAGCCGCGCGATCAGGTGCGGCAGCAGCTGGATGAGGTCGGGGCCGATGAATTCATGGCCAAGCCCTTCGGGCCGGCCCAGTTGGTGGCCTGCATCATGGCCTTGTTCCAGCCCAAGGACTGA